One Glandiceps talaboti chromosome 2, keGlaTala1.1, whole genome shotgun sequence genomic region harbors:
- the LOC144451058 gene encoding glia maturation factor beta-like, producing MSQNVKVCEVDEDLKAKLKKFRFRTEKNNAAIVMKIDKETLTIKFEEAFEDCSMEDIQEELPSSQPRFIVYSYCRKHDDGRISYPLIFIFVSPQGCKPEQQMMYAGSKLNLVKETGLTKVFEVRQVEELTEEWLNEKLAFFR from the exons ATG TCACAAAATGTAAAAGTCTGTGAGGTGGATGAAGATCTCAAAGCCAAGCTGAAGAAATTTCGTTTTCGTACTGAAAAAAACAATGCCGCCATAGTTA TGAAGATAGATAAAGAAACACTGACAATTAAATTTGAGGAGGCATTTGAA GACTGTTCAATGGAGGATATACAAGAAGAACTACCGTCATCACAGCCGAGGTTCATAGTGTACAGTTATTGCCGAAAACATGATGATGGCAGGATATCTTATCCACtgatatttatatttgtcaGTCCACAAG GTTGTAAACCAGAGCAACAAATGATGTATGCGGGAAGTAAACTGAATCTGGTTAAAGAAACTGGACTGACAAAG GTCTTTGAAGTTCGACAGGTAGAGGAGCTCACTGAAGAATGGCTGAATGAAAAGCTAGCTTTTTTCCGCTAG
- the LOC144449133 gene encoding protein cornichon homolog 1-like, with the protein MAFTFAAFCYLLAMILSAVLIFFAIYHIIAFDELKTDYKNPIDQCNSLNPLVLPEYIIHIFFTVLFLFAGQIGTVALNVPLIAYNIYRYANRPVMSQPGLYDPTTIMNADVLSRCMREGWVKLGFFLLSFFYYLYSMIYVLVSSAS; encoded by the exons ATGGCGTTCACATTCGCTGCGTTTTGCTATCTCCTGGCAATGATTTTGTCAGCAGTGTTGATATTCTTCGCTATTTATCAT ATAATTGCATTTGATGAGCTGAAGACAGATTACAAGAACCCAATAGATCAATGTAACAGTTTAAATCCT CTGGTTCTGCCAGAATACATCATTCATATATTCTTTACTGTGCTGTTTCTATTTGCTGGGCAGATTGGTACAGTGGCACTCAATGTACCTCTTATAGCTTATAATATTTATAG GTACGCAAACCGTCCAGTGATGAGCCAGCCAGGCCTATATGACCCAACCACTATCATGAATGCTGATGTACTGTCACGCTGTATGAGAGAAGGCTGGGTCAAACTTGGCTTCTTTCTTCTCTCATTCTTCTATTATCTGTACAG CATGATATATGTGTTGGTATCCAGTGCATCATAA